From one Melioribacteraceae bacterium genomic stretch:
- the mutS gene encoding DNA mismatch repair protein MutS, with product MSVTPLMTQYYKIKEKNPDTILLFRVGDFFETFEEDAKLASKVLGITLTKRANGAAGEVPLAGFPHHAIDTYLPKLVRSGYRVAVCEQVEDPKFAKGIVRRDVVEVVTPGVALSDKLLDHKKNNYLLAIYLKSDIVGLSFCDISTGEFFAYEVHQRELVNQFGLISPAEILISKKQKTIIEPIIEKATNSVRVTKIDDWIFNYDYANDILRDQFNTKTLKGFGIENLDAGLIAAGGILNYLRDTQRANLTHINKIALYNPSDYMQLDYSTKRNLEITFTMQEGTREGSLISILDKTETAMGGRMLKKWISAPLRKLEPILQRQECVTEFFENKTLRKNLQNEFKEIGDLERLISRICTGRATPREIVHVKLSLKKIPLVKQLLDQAGSKTIKAINEKLIDLENLIEKIETSINDEPPLSIVDGGVIRKGFSLELDELRDLSTNAKSWIANLQKTERERTGISSLKVSFNKVFGYYIEISNAHKDKIPDNYIRKQTLVNSERYITPDLKDYEDKVLNAQENILKLESTLFDQIRKEVALETERIQLNANLIAMLDCYLSFAECAEQYNYVKPTIDDSDELDIKNGRHPVVERILSPGEKFTPNNCRLSNSDNQIIILTGPNMAGKSVYLRQVGLIVLLAQIGSYIPAKEAKIGLVDRIFTRVGASDNIAAGESTFLVEMQEAANILNHATDKSLILLDEIGRGTSTFDGISIAWAITEYIHENPNVSAKTLFATHYHELNEMASIFPRIKNYKVEVREYDDKVIFLHKVSQGGADHSYGIQVAQMAGLPEFVTKRAKEILFNLEDKELTPYEIKKAKLAKFKNHDEMQISMFEVKDDKLRQEISNMQLEGLTPLDALNKLNELQKKIKDNK from the coding sequence ATGTCCGTAACTCCATTAATGACTCAATATTACAAGATTAAGGAGAAGAATCCCGATACAATTTTGCTTTTTCGTGTCGGTGATTTTTTTGAAACATTTGAAGAAGATGCAAAGCTAGCTTCAAAAGTATTGGGTATTACTTTAACCAAAAGAGCAAACGGTGCTGCCGGAGAAGTTCCTCTTGCCGGTTTTCCCCATCATGCAATTGATACTTACTTACCAAAACTTGTCAGATCGGGTTACAGAGTTGCGGTTTGTGAACAAGTTGAAGATCCGAAATTTGCTAAAGGAATAGTTAGGCGTGATGTTGTGGAAGTCGTTACACCCGGAGTCGCTCTTTCGGATAAATTACTCGATCACAAAAAAAATAATTATCTGCTTGCCATATACTTAAAAAGCGATATCGTCGGACTTTCATTCTGCGATATTTCCACAGGAGAATTTTTTGCTTATGAAGTTCATCAACGAGAACTTGTTAATCAATTTGGTTTAATAAGTCCCGCAGAAATTTTGATTTCAAAGAAACAAAAAACAATTATCGAACCGATTATAGAAAAAGCTACTAACTCGGTCAGAGTAACCAAAATTGACGATTGGATTTTTAATTACGATTATGCAAATGACATTTTACGAGATCAATTCAACACGAAAACGTTAAAAGGATTCGGAATTGAAAATCTTGATGCCGGTTTAATTGCCGCCGGCGGAATTCTTAATTATTTGCGCGATACACAACGAGCAAATTTGACTCATATCAATAAAATTGCTCTCTATAATCCTTCCGATTATATGCAATTGGATTATTCCACAAAGCGAAATCTCGAAATAACTTTCACTATGCAGGAAGGAACCAGAGAAGGTTCTTTAATATCAATACTTGATAAAACCGAAACGGCAATGGGCGGCAGAATGCTGAAGAAATGGATCTCCGCTCCACTAAGAAAACTTGAACCAATATTGCAAAGACAAGAATGCGTCACTGAATTTTTTGAAAATAAAACTTTGAGAAAAAATCTACAGAATGAATTCAAAGAAATCGGAGATTTGGAAAGACTGATTTCAAGAATTTGTACCGGTAGAGCAACTCCAAGAGAAATCGTACACGTAAAACTTTCTCTTAAAAAAATCCCATTAGTAAAGCAGCTTTTAGATCAAGCCGGCTCAAAAACGATTAAAGCGATAAATGAGAAGCTGATTGATTTAGAAAACCTCATCGAAAAAATTGAAACATCAATAAATGACGAACCACCATTAAGTATCGTAGACGGTGGTGTTATTCGTAAAGGTTTTTCGCTTGAACTTGATGAACTTCGTGATCTTTCGACAAATGCAAAAAGTTGGATTGCAAATCTTCAAAAAACCGAACGAGAAAGAACCGGTATTTCTTCTCTGAAAGTTAGTTTCAATAAAGTATTTGGTTATTACATTGAGATAAGCAACGCACACAAGGATAAGATTCCGGATAATTATATAAGAAAGCAAACGTTGGTAAACAGTGAGCGTTATATAACTCCGGACTTAAAGGATTACGAAGATAAAGTGCTTAACGCGCAAGAAAATATATTAAAATTAGAATCAACCCTTTTTGATCAGATCAGGAAAGAAGTTGCACTTGAGACTGAGAGAATCCAATTAAACGCAAATTTAATTGCAATGCTTGATTGCTATTTATCATTTGCCGAGTGCGCAGAGCAGTATAATTATGTAAAACCCACTATTGATGATTCGGATGAATTAGATATTAAAAACGGTAGGCATCCGGTTGTTGAAAGAATTTTATCTCCGGGTGAAAAATTCACACCAAATAATTGTCGCTTGAGTAATAGCGATAACCAGATTATTATTTTAACCGGGCCCAATATGGCGGGCAAATCGGTATATCTTCGTCAAGTTGGATTAATAGTATTGTTAGCCCAGATTGGCTCGTACATTCCGGCAAAAGAAGCTAAAATTGGTTTGGTTGATAGAATTTTTACACGTGTAGGAGCTAGTGATAATATAGCTGCCGGAGAAAGTACATTCCTTGTAGAAATGCAAGAAGCAGCAAATATTCTTAACCATGCAACCGATAAAAGTTTAATTTTATTAGATGAGATCGGACGAGGGACCAGCACATTTGATGGAATTTCCATCGCATGGGCAATAACTGAATACATTCATGAAAATCCAAATGTATCCGCAAAAACTTTATTCGCTACACATTACCATGAATTGAATGAAATGGCATCGATTTTCCCTCGAATAAAAAATTATAAAGTTGAAGTAAGAGAATACGACGATAAAGTAATCTTCCTACATAAAGTTTCTCAAGGCGGAGCAGATCATAGCTACGGAATACAAGTAGCGCAAATGGCGGGACTTCCGGAATTTGTTACAAAACGGGCAAAAGAAATTTTATTCAATTTGGAAGACAAAGAATTAACTCCTTATGAAATTAAGAAAGCAAAACTTGCAAAATTTAAAAATCATGACGAAATGCAAATAAGCATGTTTGAAGTAAAAGATGATAAACTTCGGCAAGAAATTTCGAATATGCAGCTTGAAGGACTTACTCCCCTTGACGCATTAAATAAATTAAACGAACTACAGAAAAAAATTAAGGATAATAAATAA
- the aroF gene encoding 3-deoxy-7-phosphoheptulonate synthase: MVVIIEPNATEEQIQNVISHLEEYGFQIHKSVGVQSTIIGAIGVKPDFDTRKIKILDGVADVYRVTAPFKLASRNFREVDTVIDIKGIKIGGNNLAIMAGPCSIESEEQMFKLAEIVAKSGAKILRGGAFKPRTSPYSFQGMGEEGLKLIRKAADEFGLLVITEVMEIAQIDIIGKYTDIYQIGARNMQNFPLLRELGATKIPIMLKRGLSATIEEWLMSAEYILANGNPNVILCERGIRTFETYTRNTFDLSAIPVVHKKSHLPVIADPSHATGYRDQVPPMARAAVAAGADGLMIEIHHDPEHAFSDGPQALLPDTYLKLIDELKTIANAIGRDIN, from the coding sequence GTGGTAGTAATAATAGAACCTAATGCAACCGAAGAACAAATTCAGAATGTAATTTCACATTTAGAAGAGTATGGATTTCAAATTCATAAGTCAGTCGGTGTTCAAAGCACAATAATTGGTGCGATCGGTGTAAAACCAGATTTCGATACACGTAAAATAAAAATACTAGATGGTGTTGCGGATGTTTATCGTGTTACTGCTCCATTCAAGTTAGCTAGTAGAAATTTTCGTGAAGTTGATACCGTCATTGATATCAAGGGTATCAAAATCGGCGGAAACAATTTAGCGATAATGGCGGGACCCTGTTCAATCGAAAGTGAAGAACAGATGTTTAAACTTGCCGAAATAGTAGCAAAATCAGGTGCAAAAATTTTGCGCGGCGGTGCCTTTAAACCAAGAACATCGCCATACTCTTTTCAAGGAATGGGAGAAGAAGGGTTAAAACTTATTCGTAAAGCTGCAGACGAATTCGGTCTTCTTGTTATAACCGAAGTAATGGAAATTGCACAAATTGATATTATCGGGAAATACACTGACATCTATCAAATTGGTGCAAGAAACATGCAGAACTTTCCGTTATTAAGAGAACTTGGTGCAACTAAAATTCCAATAATGTTGAAACGCGGTTTATCGGCAACAATAGAAGAATGGTTAATGTCCGCTGAATACATTTTGGCAAACGGAAATCCAAATGTAATACTATGTGAGCGCGGGATCAGAACTTTTGAAACTTATACACGCAATACATTTGATTTATCAGCAATCCCCGTTGTTCATAAAAAAAGTCATTTACCGGTAATTGCCGATCCCTCCCATGCAACAGGTTATCGTGATCAAGTGCCGCCAATGGCTAGAGCCGCCGTTGCTGCCGGGGCAGATGGACTAATGATTGAAATTCATCATGATCCGGAACATGCTTTTTCAGATGGACCGCAAGCGCTATTACCGGATACATACTTAAAATTAATTGATGAATTGAAAACTATTGCAAACGCAATCGGAAGGGATATTAACTAA
- a CDS encoding NAD(P) transhydrogenase subunit alpha, whose translation MDLLALIMQIYVFVLAIFVGFELITKVPPTLHTPLMSGSNAISGITIVGALIVAGEGQNMLSTILGLVALIFATINVVGGYLVTDRMLKMFKKK comes from the coding sequence ATGGATTTACTCGCTCTGATAATGCAGATTTATGTTTTTGTGCTTGCAATATTTGTCGGGTTTGAGTTGATAACAAAAGTTCCCCCAACTTTACATACACCACTAATGTCAGGTTCAAATGCTATTTCCGGTATCACTATTGTGGGTGCGTTAATAGTTGCAGGTGAGGGACAAAATATGTTAAGCACAATACTCGGTTTGGTTGCTCTCATTTTTGCTACTATCAACGTTGTTGGAGGCTACCTAGTAACCGATAGAATGCTCAAAATGTTCAAAAAGAAATGA
- a CDS encoding alpha-amylase family glycosyl hydrolase: MQILIEKLRLMNCHIVNNVIYEFHIAKEIRKKYDIEDSLFSTNGNIIIANFADVRSLVQKINLRRLDKDKITPGYINAMGLLDEIYHFILREYEVNVNPGVFKKALVELNKNLSEESFNKILSEFVSLFPPTDVYKGKSTVHEYLNTFTEERSNDEIALEEMFILYFADYNPANKKLKEFFDSNYFSNKDLFDKSIFELDKFFKNEKPFGPDNQDIFTLFKTPIDNNPDNLEAQLDFVIQKWGVILKEKFSNRVLSSKDLMKEDIRFESFGGGGGAPTVVPKYKGGMDDADFLMIGKSKYQYAKDVDNFYEEPENFTKDIPWMPNVILMAKNAFVWLDQLSKKYKKEIKRLDQVPDEELDQLARWNFNGLWLIGIWERSPASKKIKHIMGNIDAVASAYSLYDYHIAYDLGGDDAYNNLNERAKARGLRLASDMVPNHTGIVSDWVKHRPDYFIQADNPPFPNYTFNGPNLSEDPDYQVRIEDGYYERRDASVVFQRIDNRNGRVSYLYHGNDGTSMPWNDTAQLNMMKPEVREAVIQKIFDVARKFSIIRFDAAMTLTKKHYQRLWFPQPGTGGDIPSRSDHSMTRSEFDKQFPEEFWREVVDRFNKEMPETLLLAEAFWLMEGYFVRSLGMHRVYNSAFMHMMMKEENDKYRDLITNTLEFEPEILKRYVNFMSNPDEETAIKQFGSDDKYFGVLTLMITLPGLPMFGHGQVEGYTEKYGMEYKRAYYNETPNQWLVDRHEREIFSLMRKRYVFSEVENFWIFDLHKPHGGINENVFAYVNSANDEKALVLFNNKFENAVGVIYDSAPKLVSKGGNKNPETRKIYEVLAIKAEQNYFYIYKDCIANLEYIISGHEIVYNGWRVELGAFKYKVFMNFVEVYDTAGEYRKLYEVIGNKGVPNINRKLNELRFEPIHSAMRNIFTSEIIKDFVDVNILFESGEKIKVTSEFEKLINEIRQFYNIDRDEKSITKFEKSIINVKTINQLLAEFLSVKESIKYKGFKEVFRLSDSSNYNETSVIYLLYAVIISVKEFFSETGEVNKDNFEHALLLDIPLHDILQHLGRGEHEIFSEMTLLNILTDHCCNVFQSDEAPQEFEITKENTELKEFLKKHKAKEFTKFLNDDYVKTYLGVNFHEGIWYYSKENFEELIDWCSSIELISFNKSKLSSDEILIRTRNIFYMNQYLKEISIKSGYKLEEFEQMINVETRDVKN, translated from the coding sequence ATGCAGATATTAATCGAGAAATTAAGATTGATGAATTGTCATATTGTTAACAATGTTATCTACGAGTTTCACATTGCAAAAGAAATCCGAAAGAAATATGATATTGAAGATTCACTTTTTTCAACCAACGGCAATATCATAATTGCAAACTTTGCCGATGTTCGAAGCCTAGTTCAGAAGATTAATCTAAGAAGATTAGACAAAGATAAAATTACTCCCGGTTATATAAACGCAATGGGTTTACTTGATGAGATTTATCACTTTATCCTGAGAGAATATGAAGTAAATGTAAATCCCGGTGTATTTAAGAAAGCTTTAGTCGAATTGAACAAAAACTTAAGCGAAGAATCGTTCAATAAAATTTTATCCGAATTTGTCTCATTATTCCCACCGACGGATGTTTATAAAGGTAAATCAACAGTTCATGAATACCTGAATACATTTACTGAAGAGAGATCGAATGATGAGATTGCTTTAGAAGAAATGTTCATTCTTTATTTTGCTGATTATAACCCCGCAAACAAAAAGTTGAAAGAATTCTTCGATTCAAATTATTTCTCTAATAAAGATTTATTCGATAAATCAATTTTCGAATTAGATAAGTTTTTCAAAAATGAAAAACCTTTCGGTCCCGATAATCAAGATATCTTTACATTATTTAAAACGCCAATTGATAACAACCCGGATAATTTAGAAGCTCAACTTGATTTTGTTATACAAAAATGGGGAGTGATTCTTAAAGAGAAATTTTCCAATCGTGTTCTATCCAGCAAAGATTTAATGAAAGAAGATATCCGCTTTGAAAGTTTTGGAGGTGGTGGTGGAGCTCCAACCGTTGTTCCAAAATATAAAGGTGGAATGGATGATGCAGATTTTTTGATGATTGGGAAATCTAAATATCAGTATGCTAAGGATGTGGATAATTTTTATGAAGAGCCGGAAAATTTCACTAAGGATATCCCTTGGATGCCAAATGTAATTTTGATGGCAAAGAATGCATTTGTCTGGCTCGACCAGCTTTCTAAAAAATATAAGAAAGAAATTAAACGTTTGGATCAAGTACCGGATGAAGAACTTGATCAACTAGCACGCTGGAATTTTAATGGTCTTTGGCTTATCGGAATTTGGGAAAGAAGTCCCGCTTCTAAAAAGATAAAACACATAATGGGGAATATTGATGCCGTCGCCTCGGCATATTCATTATATGATTATCATATAGCTTATGACCTTGGTGGTGATGACGCCTACAATAATTTAAATGAAAGAGCAAAAGCAAGAGGACTTAGATTAGCAAGCGATATGGTCCCGAATCATACCGGAATTGTAAGTGATTGGGTAAAACACAGACCTGATTATTTTATTCAAGCCGATAATCCTCCGTTCCCCAATTACACTTTTAACGGACCGAATCTTTCCGAAGATCCGGATTACCAAGTAAGAATTGAAGATGGTTACTATGAACGTCGCGATGCGTCTGTAGTGTTTCAAAGGATCGATAACCGTAATGGTAGAGTTTCTTATCTATATCATGGTAACGACGGTACAAGTATGCCTTGGAACGATACCGCACAATTGAACATGATGAAACCGGAAGTGCGCGAAGCAGTCATACAAAAAATATTTGACGTAGCAAGAAAGTTTTCAATCATTCGTTTTGATGCTGCGATGACGCTAACAAAAAAACATTATCAGCGTTTATGGTTTCCTCAACCAGGTACAGGCGGTGACATCCCTTCACGTTCAGATCACTCGATGACACGTTCGGAATTCGATAAACAATTCCCCGAAGAATTTTGGCGTGAGGTTGTTGACCGTTTCAATAAAGAGATGCCGGAAACGCTTCTTCTTGCGGAAGCATTTTGGTTGATGGAAGGATATTTCGTTCGTTCACTCGGAATGCATCGAGTTTATAACTCTGCTTTCATGCATATGATGATGAAAGAAGAGAATGATAAGTATCGTGATTTAATTACGAATACTCTCGAGTTTGAGCCGGAGATACTTAAGCGATACGTGAACTTTATGAGTAACCCGGATGAGGAAACTGCGATCAAACAATTTGGAAGTGATGATAAATATTTTGGCGTTCTTACTTTAATGATCACTTTGCCTGGACTTCCGATGTTCGGTCACGGACAAGTTGAAGGTTACACGGAAAAATACGGTATGGAATATAAGCGAGCTTATTATAATGAAACTCCAAATCAATGGTTGGTTGATAGACATGAAAGAGAAATTTTTTCATTAATGAGGAAAAGATATGTTTTTAGTGAAGTAGAAAATTTCTGGATTTTTGATTTACATAAACCTCACGGTGGAATTAACGAAAACGTATTTGCATATGTAAATTCTGCTAATGATGAGAAAGCGTTAGTGTTGTTTAATAATAAATTTGAAAATGCTGTCGGGGTAATTTATGACTCTGCTCCAAAACTTGTGAGTAAGGGTGGAAACAAAAATCCGGAGACCAGAAAAATTTATGAGGTACTTGCCATTAAGGCTGAACAGAATTACTTCTATATTTACAAGGATTGCATTGCTAATCTCGAGTATATAATATCGGGACATGAAATTGTATATAACGGATGGCGAGTTGAGCTTGGTGCATTCAAGTATAAAGTATTCATGAATTTTGTAGAGGTATATGACACAGCAGGTGAATACCGAAAACTTTATGAAGTAATAGGGAACAAAGGAGTTCCTAATATAAATAGAAAATTAAACGAGCTTAGATTCGAGCCGATTCATTCTGCGATGAGAAATATTTTTACGTCGGAGATAATTAAAGATTTTGTTGATGTAAATATTCTTTTTGAATCCGGGGAAAAAATAAAAGTTACTTCTGAGTTTGAAAAACTGATCAATGAGATTAGACAATTTTACAATATTGATAGGGATGAAAAATCAATCACAAAATTTGAAAAATCAATAATAAATGTAAAAACAATTAATCAATTATTAGCAGAATTTTTATCCGTAAAAGAGAGCATCAAATACAAAGGTTTCAAAGAAGTATTCCGGCTATCTGATTCGTCAAATTATAACGAAACTTCAGTTATCTATTTGCTATATGCGGTAATAATTTCTGTTAAGGAATTTTTTAGTGAAACCGGTGAAGTTAATAAAGATAATTTTGAGCATGCGCTCTTACTTGATATTCCTCTGCATGATATTCTTCAACATTTAGGAAGGGGAGAACATGAGATATTTTCCGAGATGACATTATTAAATATTCTAACAGACCATTGCTGCAATGTATTCCAATCAGATGAGGCGCCGCAAGAATTTGAAATCACAAAAGAGAATACAGAGCTTAAAGAATTCCTAAAGAAACATAAAGCGAAAGAGTTTACTAAATTTTTGAATGATGATTATGTTAAAACTTATCTGGGAGTTAATTTTCATGAAGGTATTTGGTACTACAGCAAGGAAAATTTTGAAGAATTAATCGATTGGTGTTCCTCAATTGAATTAATATCTTTTAATAAATCAAAGCTCTCATCTGATGAGATTTTGATTAGAACAAGAAATATTTTTTACATGAACCAATATTTAAAGGAAATTTCCATAAAATCAGGCTACAAATTAGAAGAATTTGAGCAGATGATTAATGTAGAAACTCGCGATGTAAAAAATTGA
- a CDS encoding Re/Si-specific NAD(P)(+) transhydrogenase subunit alpha, with product MVIAVPKEILPGENRVGITPDVASKLIKKKFQVHVQKGAGLNAGYTDDQYEKAGAKLYDKLTELYASADIIAKVQRPMDHPEEGKHELDLMKEGTILITFLYSLNYPELAKKCAEKKINTISMDAIPRTTLAQKMDALSSQANIAGYKAVIMCANSLGKIFPLMMTAAGTISPAKVVIMGAGVAGLQALGTAKRLGAVVEVSDIRAAVKEEVQSLGGKFIEVEGAEDMQDAGGYAKEASAEFLQKQKDLIFKHVNNADIVITTALVPGKKAPVLVTEDMVKNMRPGSVVLDMAVEFGGNCEVSEKGKTVKKHGVIIIGEPNLPSLVPTHSSDVYAKNIQALLEHISKEGNVELNFEDEIVQGSVISYNGEVVQERTKALLQ from the coding sequence GTGGTTATAGCAGTTCCTAAAGAAATCCTCCCCGGTGAAAATCGTGTCGGGATTACACCCGATGTCGCTTCAAAACTGATCAAAAAAAAATTTCAAGTTCATGTTCAAAAAGGTGCCGGATTAAATGCCGGTTATACTGATGATCAGTATGAAAAAGCCGGGGCTAAATTGTATGATAAGTTAACCGAGTTGTATGCTTCTGCGGATATCATAGCAAAGGTTCAGAGACCAATGGATCATCCCGAAGAAGGAAAACATGAACTCGACTTAATGAAAGAAGGAACAATATTAATAACATTCCTTTATTCATTGAACTACCCGGAATTAGCAAAGAAATGTGCGGAGAAAAAAATTAATACTATCTCAATGGATGCTATTCCGCGAACAACACTTGCGCAAAAAATGGACGCGTTAAGTTCACAAGCGAACATAGCCGGATACAAAGCCGTTATTATGTGCGCAAATTCACTCGGTAAAATTTTCCCATTGATGATGACAGCCGCTGGTACTATCTCCCCGGCAAAAGTAGTTATCATGGGTGCTGGTGTCGCCGGACTTCAAGCACTCGGAACGGCAAAACGTCTCGGTGCTGTTGTCGAAGTATCTGATATACGTGCAGCAGTTAAAGAAGAAGTTCAATCACTTGGCGGTAAATTTATAGAAGTTGAAGGCGCAGAGGATATGCAGGATGCCGGTGGTTATGCTAAAGAAGCTTCTGCTGAATTTCTTCAAAAACAAAAAGACCTGATCTTTAAGCATGTTAATAATGCTGACATAGTTATTACAACTGCACTGGTTCCCGGCAAAAAAGCTCCTGTGCTTGTTACCGAAGACATGGTTAAAAATATGCGACCCGGTTCAGTGGTTCTTGATATGGCTGTTGAATTTGGTGGTAATTGTGAGGTAAGTGAAAAAGGTAAAACAGTTAAAAAGCATGGTGTAATAATTATTGGTGAACCTAACTTACCAAGCTTAGTTCCTACACATTCGAGTGATGTTTATGCAAAAAATATACAAGCATTGCTGGAACACATCAGCAAAGAAGGTAATGTTGAGCTTAACTTCGAAGACGAAATTGTTCAAGGTTCGGTTATATCATATAATGGTGAAGTTGTTCAAGAAAGAACGAAAGCGCTTTTACAGTAA
- a CDS encoding prephenate dehydrogenase/arogenate dehydrogenase family protein — protein MEKTINKISIIGLGLIGGSIAKALKKSNLQLQLYAFDKKDVLDAALEEKVIDKQHSSIKDSVESDLIFLCLPVELSLEYLIQLAPLLITGQIITDVSGVKGIFQEEWSKLNSKGLYIGGHPMTGKEKGGYENSDPLLFENSVYILSNKEIENSQFTRFTRVIKSLGASITLLDPFLHDKVVAYVSHLPQLLSISLVNTSAKKEDDINFSNFAAGGFRDMTRIAASDFSIWEKIIQFNKKEITNAIESLKNELNTLEEFVIKDNYSLLADKFEASRKKRDEIPKNTKGFLTPLHDLFVFVRDEPGVISKISTALFNNSINIKDIELLKIREGTGGTFRLSFNSIEDVKRAGEIIKQEGFEIK, from the coding sequence ATGGAAAAGACAATAAATAAAATATCTATTATAGGCTTGGGACTTATCGGCGGATCGATAGCAAAAGCATTGAAGAAAAGTAACCTTCAATTGCAACTATATGCTTTCGATAAGAAGGATGTTCTTGATGCAGCATTAGAAGAAAAAGTTATCGACAAGCAGCATTCTTCAATAAAGGATTCAGTTGAATCTGATTTAATTTTTTTGTGCTTACCGGTTGAACTCTCTTTAGAATATCTTATTCAACTAGCACCACTTTTAATAACCGGACAAATTATCACTGATGTTTCAGGTGTAAAAGGGATTTTCCAAGAAGAATGGAGTAAACTCAATTCTAAAGGACTCTACATCGGTGGACATCCAATGACCGGCAAAGAAAAAGGCGGTTATGAAAATTCTGATCCACTTCTTTTTGAAAATTCAGTTTACATTTTATCAAATAAGGAAATAGAAAATTCACAATTCACAAGATTTACAAGAGTAATTAAATCTCTTGGAGCAAGTATTACTCTTCTCGATCCGTTTCTTCATGATAAAGTTGTTGCATACGTTAGTCATTTGCCGCAGTTATTATCAATTTCTTTAGTTAATACTTCGGCAAAAAAAGAAGACGATATTAACTTTAGTAATTTTGCCGCCGGTGGTTTTCGGGATATGACTAGGATTGCCGCAAGTGATTTTTCAATTTGGGAAAAGATTATTCAATTCAATAAAAAAGAAATTACAAATGCAATTGAATCTCTTAAAAATGAGTTGAATACCTTAGAGGAATTTGTAATCAAAGATAATTATTCATTACTCGCTGATAAATTCGAAGCATCAAGAAAAAAACGAGATGAGATCCCGAAAAACACAAAAGGTTTTTTAACTCCGCTTCATGATTTATTTGTTTTTGTAAGAGATGAGCCCGGAGTTATAAGTAAAATTTCTACAGCACTTTTCAATAATAGCATTAACATAAAAGATATCGAACTTCTGAAAATAAGAGAAGGAACCGGTGGTACTTTTCGATTATCTTTTAATTCTATAGAAGATGTAAAAAGAGCCGGAGAAATTATTAAACAAGAAGGGTTTGAGATAAAGTAG
- the tnpA gene encoding IS200/IS605 family transposase, with product MSVRSYTKVWLHLIWGTQKREKSLVGKELRKNLSNFFHNYSKEKEIYMKVNYVNSDHVHALIDLPTDKTIADTLHLLKGASSNWINKQINFKFAWAKGYAAFSVSESNLKKVVDYILNQEEHHRVKSFAEEYEEFLQKHNVVVNR from the coding sequence ATGTCTGTCCGCTCATACACAAAAGTCTGGTTGCATCTAATTTGGGGAACACAGAAAAGGGAAAAATCTCTCGTCGGTAAAGAATTAAGAAAAAATCTATCAAATTTCTTTCATAACTATTCGAAAGAAAAAGAAATCTATATGAAGGTAAACTATGTTAACTCCGACCACGTTCACGCATTAATTGATCTGCCTACCGATAAAACAATTGCAGATACGTTGCATCTCCTAAAAGGTGCTTCATCAAATTGGATAAATAAGCAAATCAACTTCAAATTTGCTTGGGCTAAGGGATATGCGGCTTTCTCGGTCTCGGAATCCAATCTTAAGAAAGTGGTTGATTACATCTTGAATCAAGAAGAACATCACAGAGTTAAGAGTTTTGCAGAAGAGTATGAGGAGTTTCTGCAGAAACACAATGTTGTGGTAAACCGATGA
- a CDS encoding DUF1684 domain-containing protein, whose amino-acid sequence MKILSKIVLLVTVLLIISACKEEEKRVLTPEEIKYSEQIAHIREQHNIYMKTNPNSPFNYKGKVEFHPLNYFEPDMRYIYNSKLYQYDTKDTVVVFGTKGEEREFVRYGYFNIEQENEVYKLNVYQGYEEEIGVYYSVWFTDETTNDETYGVGRYLNVRIVNAPENTYTIDFNAAYNPYCAYSKEYSCAIPRKEDHIGFAIKAGEKKFHD is encoded by the coding sequence ATGAAAATCTTAAGCAAAATTGTTTTACTTGTAACAGTATTATTAATAATCTCTGCTTGTAAGGAAGAAGAAAAACGAGTGCTGACACCGGAAGAAATAAAGTACAGTGAACAAATCGCTCATATTAGAGAGCAGCACAATATCTATATGAAAACAAATCCAAATTCACCTTTTAATTACAAAGGTAAAGTTGAATTTCATCCTTTAAATTATTTCGAACCGGATATGCGCTATATTTATAATAGCAAACTTTATCAATATGATACTAAAGATACAGTCGTTGTCTTTGGAACAAAAGGTGAAGAAAGAGAATTTGTTAGATACGGTTATTTCAATATTGAACAAGAAAATGAAGTTTATAAATTGAATGTGTATCAAGGTTATGAAGAAGAGATCGGTGTTTATTATAGTGTTTGGTTCACCGATGAGACTACCAATGACGAAACATATGGTGTAGGTCGTTATTTAAATGTGAGAATTGTTAACGCTCCGGAGAATACTTATACGATAGATTTTAATGCTGCGTATAATCCGTATTGTGCTTATAGTAAAGAGTATTCATGTGCAATACCTCGTAAGGAAGATCATATTGGCTTCGCTATTAAAGCGGGCGAGAAAAAATTTCATGATTAA